Proteins found in one Kwoniella shivajii chromosome 4, complete sequence genomic segment:
- a CDS encoding homoserine O-acetyltransferase translates to MSGSASTSSSANPFSKLISQNITTIPTFKLESGVELKDVPVAYKTWGKLNENCDNVLVICHALTGSADVEDWWGPLLGPDKAFDPTRFFIFCANVMGSPYGTISSVTTNPETGKPFGPEMPGSSVKDDVRLHYIVLKSLGVKSVAAVIGGSMGGMTCLEWPLNSPPGFVKAIVPLATSARHSAWCISWGEAQRQSIYSDPDYKDGYYYENDQQIDLNKQPTRGLAAARMAALLTYRSRDSFESRFGRRSNSSNSQQNHKGKVPKGGVRIMGGEKTTDPSAPSDSDLSSTSGSGTTREKAWREHNDGHRSSSNINSRRGSNSSNSTTATGNGDIQTPELEKNLLLVNDKIGQGVALGSASALVEGKLNTGGEKQPKIFSAQSYLRYQGDKFTSRFDANCYIHITRKLDTHDLSLPSNDSSLSSLSSQLPIPPNDPDSPPSDSDLELLLSNALALEPPALVIGIESDGLFTTSEQKELAAHIPEAELVVIPSPDGHDGFLLEFEAINHWIEGFLKRKLPEFYNERITTIEEYGNEANGFGVKKESVFGEAEADVTRW, encoded by the exons ATGAGCGGCAGCGCTAGTACGAGCAGTTCAGCCAACCCTTTCTCAAAATTGATATCACAAAATATAACTACTATCCCAACATTCAAACTTGAATCTGGAGTAGAGTTGAAAGATGTTCCAGTCGCTTATAAAACATGGGGCAAATTGAACGAAAATTGTGATAATGTTTTGGTTATATGTCATGCTTTGACTGGAAGTGCAGATGTAGAAGATTG GTGGGGTCCATTGTTAGGTCCTGATAAAGCATTTGATCCCACTCGATTCTTCATATTCTGCGCAAACGTCATGGGATCTCCTTATGGTACGATATCAAGTGTGACTACGAATCCTGAAACTGGCAAACCGTTTGGTCCTGAAATGCCTGGAAGCAGTGTCAAAGATGACGTGCG ACTCCACTATATAGTGTTGAAATCACTTGGAGTCAAATCTGTCGCAGCTGTTATTGGAGGTTCAATGGGAGGAATGACATGTTTAGAATGGCCATTAAATTCACCACCTGGATTCGTTAAAGCGATTGTACCATTAGCCACTTCCGCTAGACACTCGGCATGGTGTATATCATGGGGTGAAGCTCAACGACAATCAATCTATTCAGATCCAGATTATAAAGATGGTTATTATTACGAAAATGATCAACAAATCGATCTGAATAAACAACCTACAAGAGGATTAGCAGCTGCTAGAATGGCCGCGTTATTAACGTATAGAAGTAGGGATTCATTCGAATCTAGATTCGGTAGaagatcaaactcatcaaACTCTCAACAAAACCATAAAGGAAAAGTACCAAAAGGTGGTGTTAGAATTATGGGTGGAGAAAAAACTACTGATCCTTCAGCTCCATCAGATTCGGAtttatcttccacttcaggATCAGGCACAACAAGGGAGAAAGCTTGGAGAGAACATAATGATGGTCatagatcttcttcaaatatAAATTCAAGAAGAGGCTCAAAttcctcaaactcaactaCTGCGACAGGTAACGGTGATATTCAAACTCCCGAATTGGAGAAAAATCTGTTATTGGTGAATGATAAAATAGGTCAAGGCGTTGCATTAGGTTCTGCGTCTGCTTTGGTAGAAGGAAAATTGAATACAGGTGGGGAAAAACAACCAAAAATATTCAGCGCCCAAAGTTATTTGAGATATCAAGGTGATAAG TTCACGAGTCGATTCGATGCTAATTGTTATATCCATATCACACGTAAACTTGATACGCACGATTTATCATTACCATCAAACGActcatctttatcatctttatcatccCAACTTCCTATTCCACCTAACGATCCTgattcaccaccttcagacTCAGATTTAGAATTACTTTTATCCAATGCTTTGGCGCTCGAACCACCTGCACTGGTAATCGGGATTGAATCAGATGGGTTATTCACAACTTCCGAACAAAAAGAATTAGCAGCACATATAccagaagctgaattagtaGTCATCCCAAGTCCGGATGGTCATGATGGTTTCTTATTAGAATTCGAAGCTATCAATCATTGGATTGAAGGGTTCCTGAAACGTAAATTACCCGAATTCTACAATGAGAGAATAACTACTATTGAAGAATACGGTAATGAAGCGAATGGATTCGGTgtaaaaaaggaaagtgtATTTGGTGAAGCTGAGGCGGATGTGACTAGATGGTAA
- a CDS encoding methylenetetrahydrofolate reductase yields MKITEKLQKAEKEGRTFWSFEFFPPRTAQGLQNLFDRIERMRNLGPEFIDITWGAGGKNADLTNSLVQVCQETIGIETCMHLCCTEMPKEKVEWALQQAKQHGCQNILALRGDPVAGTSKWEPTPGGFMNAVDLVKHIHKYYPDDFCVAVAGFPQGHPETPEGEDAKVQEIKWLKEKVDAGAEFIFTQLFYDTSIFFDWVKRVREAGIKVPIVPGIMPIQNWEKFEKWVQRENIIVPPHFYEALRPVKGDDEKVRQVGTKLVAQMCKEILANEQAGIKGLHIYTLNLEKGARMLLQELQLEGRREQIAPLPWRPSLTPHRRGESIRPIFWANRVQSYLSRTDEWDEFPNGRWGDSRSPAYGDLDGYPVSININPTDAHNLWGHPTAFSEICGLFARFCRGDLAKLPWSSQPAASETSVIDEQLAKMNEMGYLTINSQPAVDGVRSDDKVHGWGPAGGYVYQKAYLEFFVSPELLNPLIRRIERDPRITYYAVNKQGDLRTNTHSEGPNAVTWGVFPGKEIVQPTIVEAVSFIAWKDEAFELGLQWANLYPPASPSRELIENTMNTSYLVNIVANDFRDGMSIFEPFLLELSSVGKVVDTVQHTLNGVVSGANGVVESVKHAVGVNGNGASNGLVVNGH; encoded by the exons ATGAAGATCACGGAAAAATTGCAAAAGGCAGAAAAGGAAGGCAGGACTTTTTGGAGTTTTGAGTTTTTCCCTCCTAGGACTGCTCAG GGTCTGCAAAACCTCTTTGACCGGATAGAGCGAATGCGTAACCTTGGTCCAGAATTTATAGATATTACGTG GGGTGCTGGAGGAAAAAACGCGGATTTGACCAACTCCCTCGTGCAAGTATGTCAAGAAACCATTGGAATTGAAACTTGTATGCATTTGTGTTGTACTGAGA TGCCAAAGGAAAAAGTTGAGTGGGCTttacag CAAGCTAAACAACATGGATGTCAAAACATTCTCGCACTTCGAGGAGATCCAGTAGCGGGTACATCAAAGTGGGAGCCTACACCTGGAGGATTCATGAACGCTGTTGATCTCGTAAAACACATCCACAAATATTACCCAGACGATTTTTGCGTTGCAGTAGCTGGATTCCCACAAGGACACCCCGAAACACccgaaggtgaagatgccAAAGTTCAAGAGATCAAATGGTTAAAAGAGAAAGTCGATGCGGGAGCAGAATTCATTTTCACCCAATTATTCTACGATACCTCAATATTCTTTGATTGGGTTAAAAGAGTGAGAGAAGCAGGTATAAAAGTACCGATCGTACCTGGAATCATGCCAATTCAAAATTGGGAAAAATTCGAAAAATGGGTTCAGAGAGAAAACATAATTGTACCACCTCATTTCTACGAAGCTTTAAGACCTGtaaaaggtgatgatgaaaaagtcAGACAAGTTGGAACTAAATTAGTCGCTCAAATGTGTAAAGAAATCCTTGCAAACGAACAAGCTGGAATCAAAGGTTTACATATTTATACATTAAATTTGGAAAAAGGTGCTAGAATGTTACTTCAAGAATTACAATTggaaggtagaagagaacAAATCGCTCCTTTACCTTGGAGACCTTCTTTAACACCTCacagaagaggagaaagtaTCAGACCTATCTTCTG GGCGAATCGGGTTCAATCATACTTGTCTAGAA CCGATGAATGGGACGAATTCCCTAATGGACGGTGGGGAGACTCACGATCTCCTGCTTACGGTGATTTGGACGGTTATCCGGTttcaatcaacatcaac CCAACGGACGCTCACAACCTGTGGGGACATCCTACCGCCTTCTCTGAGATTTGTGGATTATTTGCTCGATTCTGTAGAGGTGATCTAGCCAAACTCCCTTGGTCTTCTCAACCTGCAGCATCAGAAACCTCCGTCATTGATGAACAATTAGCCAAAATGAATGAAATGGGTTATCTGACTATCAACTCTCAACCGGCTGTCGATGGTGTAAGGAGTGATGACAAAGTACATGGATGGGGACCTGCAGGAGGATATGTCTATcaaaaa GCATATCTTGAGTTCTTCGTTTCTCCTGAATTACTGAACCCCTTGATACGACGAATTGAACGAGATCCCCGAATCACCTATTACGCAGTAAACAAGCAAGGCGATTTGAGAACAAACACTCATAGTGAAGGTCCAAATGCCGTTACTTGGGGTGTCTTCCCAGGAAAAGAGATAGTACAG CCGACAATCGTCGAAGCTGTCTCTTTCATCGCgtggaa GGATGAAGCTTTCGAATTAGGTTTACAATGGGCCAACCTATACCCACCCGCTTCACCCTCTCGAGAGTTGATCGAGAACACCATGAACACCTCTTATCTTGTCAACATCGTAGCGAACGATTTCAGAGATGGAATGTCAATCTTCGAACCGTTCTTGCTGGAACTATCATCTGTCGGTAAAGTCGTGGATACTGTTCAACATACCTTGAATGGTGTAGTATCGGGCGCGAACGGAGTGGTCGAGAGCGTCAAGCATGCTGTTGGGGTAAACGGTAATGGCGCCAGCAATGGACTGGTAGTTAATGGTCATTAG
- a CDS encoding protein SEY1 has product MNQTPQIATDLLTNPPPELERLLNDPRTTDEARQSIKEISIVSPPPTTNGTANTIKSKSQDGINNSGEGRLQIVNEHQEFTQELSPYLDKWGLLDKGFAYDVVSVFGSQSTGKSTLLNRLFGTSFDVMDESRRQQTTKGIWMCPSSYGNTLVMDVEGTDGRERGEDQDFERKSALFSLASTEVLIVNLWEHQIGLYQGANMGLLKTVFEVNLGLFGGGGDSTKAKPQEKTLILFVIRDHVGATPMSNLTATLTQDMEKIWASLSKPPHLADATLTSYFDLSFAALPHKVLMPEKFESEVIELRKRFTDRSRSDYVFQPSYHKRIPADGVGFYMEGIWQQVLTNKDLDLPTQQELLAQFRCDELSAAVTETFLASSKIVRRPVEAGTVVEGLGSLMKDWLDTALGKFDRDASRYHAGVYQRKRLDLLSGLHASLSSLFLGQLKNLHKTETAKFSKDIIKGTKEVGYDFAKVVNEGKASARERFLNGAKEVKVDGTDWEYEHELASLDEDLKLIADRCRADETKKMVNSIERNVKRQLLEPVEVALSQPSPKMWDTVLQTYKDVSEDAEESYLSKAKSYHCSDEENDVALASLRARAWLSLRRKLEEQTSDATILATLRATFEERFRYDEAGVPRVWKPADDIEGAFTKAKDETLALLPLFSIVSPSTSSLLPTLPSPESSFDVESDPTPFDPSTAFVLLSPTKILSLETRFKREADAAYVEAKRSMVSSVAQIPIWMYGVLVVLGWNEAMAVLFNPLYFAMLLVLGASAYIILQLGLAGPLLQVTRTVFSEVKRIGTDKLREAFAEVPEAQRVLAQPYLASGDSSDGLRGDERRKGDLLAEKVVEK; this is encoded by the exons ATGAATCAGACCCCTCAAATAGCGACTGATCTACTGACAAACCCTCCACCTGAACTCGAGAGACTCTTGAACGATCCTAGGACAACCGATGAAGCTCgtcaatccatcaaagaaaTATCGATAGTGTCGCCTCCTCCAACGACTAATGGAACAGCGAATACCATCAAGTCAAAATCACAAGATGGTATAAACAATTCAGGTGAAGGGAGATTACAAATCGTTAATGAACACCAGGAATTCAC CCAAGAACTCTCACCCTATTTAGACAAATGGGGATTACTAGATAAAGGGTTCGCTTACGATGTAGTATCTGTATTTGGATCTCAATCCACTGGAAAATCAACTCTGTTGAACAGATTATTTGGAACTAGTTTCGATGTTATGGATGAATCTAGAAGACAACAAACGACTAAAGGCATTTGGATGTGTCCTTCGTCTTATGGAAATACGTTAGTGATGGATGTGGAAGGTACAGACGGCAGAGAAAGAGgcgaagatcaagatttcGAAAGAAAAAGCGCTTTATTCAGTTTGGCTAGTACAGAGGTATTGATCGTGAATCTTTG GGAACATCAAATTGGTCTATATCAAGGTGCCAATATGGGTCTTCTGAAGACAGTCTTCGAGGTCAATCTGGGATTATTtggtggtggcggtgatAGCACGAAAGCAAA ACCTCAGGAGAAAACACTCATCCTTTTCGTCATTCGTGATCATGTCGGAGCAACACCAATGAGCAATTTGACCGCTACTTTGACACAGGATATGGAAAAGATCTGGGCTAGTCTGTCAAAA CCACCTCACCTTGCCGACGCTACTCTTACATCCTATTTCGATCTATCATTCGCTGCATTGCCACACAAAGTCCTCATGCCTGAGAAATTCGAATCTGAAGTGATAGAGCTTCGTAAACGATTCACAGATCGATCAAGATCGGATTACGTTTTCCAGCCAAGCTATCACAAGCGAATCCCAGCGGATGGAGTTGGATTTTACATGGAAGGGATTTGG CAACAAGTCTTGACCAACAAAGATCTTGATCTACCTACGCAGCAAGAGCTCCTCGCGCAATTCAGATGTGATGAGCTCTCTGCTGCTGTCACCGAAACTTTCTTGGCTAGTTCGAAAATTGTCAGAAGACCTGTAGAAGCAGGCACAGTTGTCGAGGGTCTAGGTTCGCTCATGAAAGATTGGCTAGATACGGCTTTAG GCAAATTCGATCGGGATGCTTCGCGATATCACGCGGGAGTATATCAACGTAAGAGATTAGATCTCTTATCTGGGTTACACGCATCCTTATCATCGCTTTTCCTTGGTCAACTCAAAAATCTACACAAGACTGAAACCGCTAAATTTTCAAAAGATATAATCAAAGGAACGAAAGAAGTCGGATACGATTTCGCTAAAGTCGTCAATGAGGGCAAAGCTTCGGCCAGAGAGCGATTCTTGAACGGTGCCAAGGAAGTCAAAGTGGATGGAACAGATTGGGAATATGAACATGAATTAGCATCattggatgaagatttgAAACTGATCGCTGATAGATGTAGAGCTGATGAGACTAAGAAAATGGTCAATAGCATAGAG CGAAATGTCAAAAGACAGCTTTTGGAACCTGTCGAAGTCGCTCTGTCACAACCTTCACCCAAGATGTGGGATACCGTGTTGCAAACTTATAAAGACGTAAGCGAAGACGCTGAGGAGTCATATCTTTCCAAAGCGAAGA GCTATCACTGCTCAGACGAAGAGAACGACGTTGCTCTTGCATCCCTCAGAGCTCGAGCATGGTTGTCACTCCGAAGAAAATTGGAAGAGCAGACTTCTGATGCGACAATACTGGCTACCCTAAGAGCCACAtttgaagagagattcaGATATGACGAAGCTGGTGTACCTAGAGTATGGAAACCTGcggatgatatcgaaggtGCATTCACCAAAGCAAAAGACGAAACTTTAgctcttttacctttattcTCCATTGTTTCaccatcgacatcatctttGCTCCCCACCTTACCTTCACCCGAATCATCGTTTGATGTAGAATCAGATCCGACACCCTTTGACCCATCAACAGCTTTCGTTTTGCTCTCACCCACGAAAATACTGTCACTGGAAACTCGTTTCAAGAGAGAAGCAGATGCAGCTTACGTAGAAGCTAAACGATCAATGGTTTCTTCTGTTGCTCAAATCCCAATATGGATGTATGGAGTTTTAGTTGTGTTAGGTTGGAATGAGGCTATGGCTGTCCTGTTCAACCCTCTGTACTTCGCAATGTTACTCGTTTTAGGTGCTTCTGC ATATATAATTCTTCAGTTGGGATTAGCAGGACCATTGCTTCAAGTTACCAGAACAGTTTTCTCAGAGGTGAAACGTATAGGGACAGATAAACTAAGAGAAGCGTTTGCTGAAGTTCCCGAAGCTCAAAGAGTATTGGCTCAACCCTACCTCGCCAGTGGTGATTCAAGTGACGGCTTAAGAGGTGAtgagaggagaaaaggtgatttgtTAGCAGAAAAGGTCGTTGAAAAGTAG